One segment of Marvinbryantia formatexigens DSM 14469 DNA contains the following:
- a CDS encoding CBS domain-containing protein, producing MNILFFLKPKSEVAYLYEDYSLRQALEKMEHYRYSAVPVINRSGHYIGTLTEGDLLWYIKKMRLGDLYEAEDIPLRSVERRWDNQPVNVQCNIEDLMLTSMNQNFVPVIDDNRTFIGIVTRRQIMQYICEGYMEATGSSAG from the coding sequence ATGAATATCTTATTTTTTTTAAAGCCAAAAAGTGAAGTGGCATATTTGTACGAAGATTATTCGCTCCGTCAGGCACTGGAAAAAATGGAGCATTACCGCTACAGCGCAGTGCCTGTCATCAACCGGAGCGGTCATTACATAGGAACACTGACAGAGGGGGATTTACTCTGGTACATTAAAAAGATGCGCCTGGGTGATTTGTATGAGGCGGAGGATATTCCGCTGCGGTCGGTAGAGCGCCGCTGGGATAACCAGCCGGTCAATGTGCAGTGCAACATTGAGGATCTGATGCTCACCTCCATGAACCAGAACTTTGTTCCCGTGATTGACGACAACCGTACTTTCATCGGGATCGTTACCAGAAGGCAGATTATGCAGTACATCTGCGAAGGCTATATGGAAGCAACGGGAAGCAGCGCCGGATAG